In the genome of Nycticebus coucang isolate mNycCou1 chromosome 12, mNycCou1.pri, whole genome shotgun sequence, the window acctaTACATTACCTATACAGACAAGGTCTTGTATATATAGGCACTCCTTGCcttacatcagtggttctcaacctgtgggtcacaacccacaggaactgtcttaaaaggctgcggcattaggaaagttgagaaccattgctttacATGTTAGCATAGGACAGTTAAAAATTGACCTACCAAAGATAGGCGGGTTTGGTGGCATGCACCCATAGTCTCAGCTGGAAGGGTGAGTCAgaatgattgcttgagccaaagagtttggcTCTAGCGAGCTATGATCAGACCTCTGCACTCCATCCTAATGATATAAGAGTCAGACccccatcttaaaaaataaaatagataaaaatgaaaaatgacctAACAAAGCTCAAATCGTGCAAAGTTAATTGAGAAGTTGTGATAGCTCTGTGACCTTAAAATTTGTCAGAGTATTAAACTCTTACTGTTAACAATATatgcagagatttaaaaaaatcatagaacTAATGTTGTAACTTAAAACATTAAGAAACATTAGAAAGTCGTgtctcaggctcagcacctgtagctcagtggctagggcaccagccacatataccagaggtggcgggtttgaacctagcctgggcctgccaaacagcaatgcaactataaccaaaaaatagctgtgtgttgtggcaggcacctgtagtcccagttacttgagaggctgaggcaagagaatcacttgagcctaagagtttgaggttgctatgagcagtgatgccacagcactctactgagggcgtagtgagactgtctcaaaaaaataaataaataaataaataaaattgtgtctCAACAGTTTGAACAGTGACTGCCTTCATCTCATATATGTCAGAATGTGTGCGTCTTTTCTTGCCCTGGCAAAATGTCATACTCCTAAGTTTGGATCAGCTTCTGACATTTTATCCTTTTTACTTTCAGTTATGAAATATCTCTGAGAgttcttttactttttgagacagtcttactctgtcacccttggtagagtgccatggtgtcacagctcaccacaacctcaaactcttgggctcaggctatacacttacctcagcctcccaagtagctgggactacaggtatataccacctggcttgttttttttttttagtagagataagagtctccctcttgatcaggctggtctcaaactcctgagctcaggcaattcacctgcctggaTCTTCTTGAGTGCcaagattatagatgtgaacttTCATGTCTGGCCTCTGAGTTCTTATAATGTGGTTTTTCAAGGGTGTCACATACTCGGGGACATCTTCATCCCTTTGTGTTGAGAAGCTGctctcagtgcctgtggctgcaGCATGAGAATGTTGACTCTTTACAGTGTCAACGTTCCTATTTCAGCTTGCTCTTCTAGATGATGCAGCAACACAACTACACACTTTGCTGTGAATTAACAGTGTTATGATGACCACTCTCCAACAGACCTTGAAAGTGATTCCTCCTTATTCATGATGTGCAGGTTATTGACATAGTGTTTGGGGGGAACTGAAGGGTTACAGTTAATACACTGTGGTTGCTGACACTTCTGAACCAGGCCATTGGGTGACTTGTTTAACTCAACTGTAATGATAAACTTATGTGCACTGGAACCATGCAAAGCATGGGCTGCCTGTATATTTTAAAGGGAAGTATTTTAATGGagcttaaaattttctttttacaggTTAATCTCACCCTACAGATGAAGATAatagagcaagaaaaagaaattgaagaactAAAAAAGCAGTTAAACCTCCTTTCTCAGGACAGAGGGGTGAAGGATAGCATGAAAGATGGAGGTGTACAAGTCTAGCCTTAATTAGGCTGTGTCAGTAATAGGAAAGTGGACTTAAACTCTTAAAATAGTTAACTGGAATGTACATTTTCAACCTTTATTAGGGTATAGATGGTATGACTCTTAGTTATATTTAGTAAGGCTATATAAGACTTATTAAAGATGCTTTTTCCTTGGATAGGTTTTTCATGACCCAGCATCTTGAACTTAAGACTGCTCTGAATTAAACCTAGTCTGTTCTTTCCCTCTTCTGTTATTGAATTTCCTACTTAAGTATTTTCATACACCCAGTCTCTGAAACTTAAAGATATcctcaattctttcttttttaaactaccTGTTGACCCTGTAATCCCCCTTTAGAAGGTTCTATTGCAGAAATTGGTGTGTGCCCCACCCTCACTGCCTGAGCCCAGGCCTGCACACTGACTAGACTATTCAGTGTGGACAGCACCAGTCTTCCCAGCCCCTCACACTGTTGTCATGATTGAGGTTGATTACCAGTTCATTTCTGGGCTCAAAACCTTTTGCTTGCTCTCCGCTTCCTGTTAAGATAAAAAAGCTCGATGCCTCAGCACAGTGTACAACCTCCACCCTTTTTGTCTGTTCGCCCCACCTTCAACATCATTCCAAAGCCATATGCCCGAAAAGCTTTGTACATTTGTCCCTAAATGATCTTAGCACACAGATAACTATCTTTCTTGCCTTTGCCCTGTTCCCATGGTCCTCTTTCTTTTATTACAGCACTCTAAACTCCTCAATCTGTATATCCCTTAAAGGCAACAAACTGATATATTCATTTTTGAATCCCAGAAAGTGCCTCCCACATAGTCGGCAGTTGTCATGGTAATTTCCACATGATTTtgctgaattttaaataaaatgaaaaccacaaattACATGATGCTTTTATTGATAGTTGACAATTGGCCTAAATAAAAAGACTTTGATTCTAATACAAGTCTCTTTACTGACAACAGGCATGAAAGAGcactatttaaaaaatctaaaccaTTAAAAAACCATTACTAAAATTCACTTTTAAGGAACTTGAGGGCAGTGTTAAAAGGAGCCAGGTTTTCACAAGACCGCATCCACCTCTGCACATTGGCTGGCACTGTTGCACTGCAGCTTCCGGTCTGCTGAAGCACAGACCAAAGCACGACATCTGCCACAGTGAGTTCATTCCCAGCTAGCCAAGGGCTCTTCCCAAGAGCAGAGTTCATGGAACGGAAAACAGCAGCTTTTTCTTTACTGCTTCCCTCTTTTAACTGAAAAATAGCAATGTCTACCCAGCTATCTATGAGGGTTGAATTTACAGCATTATGCTTTTGGCCAAACAGAGAGAACAAGAAACGTGCAATGTTCCCTTCTCCTTCAATGGGGCACATGGTCTGGACACTGAATTTCATCTGAGTCTTCGGCACTGTAAAGAAAACACATCATGTAGCATCAATAGTAGCCCTGAAGGAATTATTTATACAACATGGAAAGGGAAAGTCACTAAAAATTGTGAACTGATGATAGGGGAAAGTATTTTGAAGAAGAATGTCATGTCACATTTTTAGTCTGTCTCCAAAAGATTTAATATTCAAAAGGGTTTAAATGTAAACTGTACCTTAAAAAAGTAACCAAGTAACCATTTCTGGTATTTATGACAATTTTCAGGCTAGAAGGGATGGCAAACCATCTACTCTTAACTTCTGTTGCTCAAGGAACTGGAGGACTGGAAACACAGGTGTGAGCAAAAGTGCCTGGCCTATCTTGACATTTTTTAGGCCAAAACCAAAATTAGCAAACCATCCTTTGCTGGCATTATATTCACCAGCTTCAGATCCTTCACCTTCCTCTTGCTTTGTGTTACCATATAATAACTTTAGTTTTTCTCAAGTCATTTTAGAGCCTCTAGGTATTCCCTTCCTccctatttttttgagacagtcacactttgttgccctcggtagagttccatggctggcatcatagctcacagcaacctcaaagtcttgggtgcaaacgattctcttgcctctgcctcccaggtagctggcactccaggtgcctgctacaatgcctggctgtttttagagatgaggtcttgctctgactcaggctggtctcaaacctgtgagctcaggcaatctgcccgcctcggtctcccagagtgctactggtgtgagccaccttgcccagcctaggTATGCCTTATATCAATCCTGCATCCACAAAACCATTTTCAATATAAGATAAAACAGTATTTCACAACTAAGTGTATAGcgtcaagacttttttttttttttaaattaacaatggTCCTTACACTGGATTCATTATCTTGAAATGGTGGGCAAGCACAGATTCAAACCCTAATCTTCGGTATATAGcaagcaattcaactttttcttgtaatgtcctGATTTTGCTTCTTGGGAACTTTTCCAGCATCACTAGGGGCATAGGGGCACTATATGTGTCTCATGATGTTACCCAAGGTTTACAGTATTGCACTGAACATGATGAAAAATACTCAAAGACCTCaagagatcactttttactgCAATATGCAGTTTACCAGAGAGATGAACTGCTCATGCAGAGATGATGATCATCCCATTATAAGCAGATACTTGCAATACTTGAACTCAACCACAACAGCAACCAGAGGCATTATTACAGTAGTATAGTATGTCTATAGTTTTATGCAGTTGGGATTTGACACTATTCTTacatttgtttgcatttcttttgacTACAGATGGTGCATGTATGGTAACTAAGTTTTGATACATTTTAActtatatttgtgtatattttatggaAGGAAATGACAAAATAGAgtagtatctacatatattttatgtagaaatgacataactttttcttaattttttggtaTTTCTAGGCTATACAGTTTTCAAATCGTTGCAAATCTCCAAAAAtttttacaatatattttttaaaatctgcataAAAGTGAACCTgtgcagttcaaacctgtgttgttcaagggtcaactacaTATAAGTTGAACTCATTCCTCTCTACTTACCATTCTTCCAAATGAGAGTAAAACCCAGCTGATATTCATGACGGGGTTGTTTTTTAGTCTGTTCTCCAAAGCACTTGAGAAGGTTTTCAGGCACATTCTTGACTGAAGAATGTGTGTGCACAGTGGATAGGACCCTATAGTGGTCACACAGAAGCCTGTGCAGCACAAGCAGGGAAAGTGGAGGGGAGGCCGGGTTTGCATTGATCACGATATCTTTCAGTGCCCCATAACCCTGGGGGAAAGACCAAAACAAAGTAGCAAGCAATCTCAGTGTACATCACCGTACTAGGTGTTAATGCTAAGAACTAAATAACCAGGGTAATTTTACTGGATCACCCATTCCCACGAAGAAGGGATGGTTATGATCTCCATTTTACAGCTGGAGAAACTTGAGTCCTAGGGAACCAAGTAACTTATCCAAGGTCACTTCACTTAGTAAGAAATGTAAATGGAACGGGAGTGAACTTCACCCCTTTACCACTACACTTTTGGCCCCTACAAATAAGTTGATTTTACCATCACATTAATAAAACAACATATCAGGAATGACACTTCTATTTATCCCTTTTACCTCTGAGATaaaaccatattaaaaaaaaaaatcatacatgcAATTATTCCAGTTACTAAATCTTTTAAACACCTGACAGGATATAGTTTCTACCTTAATTTGAGTGGTGGGGAAATTAGTTAACACCTTGTGTTTTAGAATATTAAGTGCCCAAACTGATAAGCTTTTTAgatgaagattttatttctctactttgactctttttttttttgagacagagtctcacttggtcacccttggtagagtgctgtgatgtcatagttcacagcaacctccaacttttgggctcaagctattctcttgtctcagcctcccaagtagctgggactacaggtgcacaccacaacctgcagctatttttagagacaagggtcttgctcttgctgaggctctGGAACCTCtcagctcagggcagtccacctgcctaggcctcctagagtgcaaggattacaggagtaagtcACCATGGCCCTATAACTTTGACTCTAATAAATGCAATTTATAT includes:
- the AIMP2 gene encoding aminoacyl tRNA synthase complex-interacting multifunctional protein 2 isoform X3 translates to MPMYQVKPYHGGGAPLRVELPTCMYRLPNVHVRTGGPAPDTGHVQGYGALKDIVINANPASPPLSLLVLHRLLCDHYRVLSTVHTHSSVKNVPENLLKCFGEQTKKQPRHEYQLGFTLIWKNVPKTQMKFSVQTMCPIEGEGNIARFLFSLFGQKHNAVNSTLIDSWVDIAIFQLKEGSSKEKAAVFRSMNSALGKSPWLAGNELTVADVVLWSVLQQTGSCSATVPANVQRWMRSCENLAPFNTALKFLKSEF
- the AIMP2 gene encoding aminoacyl tRNA synthase complex-interacting multifunctional protein 2 isoform X2, which gives rise to MPMYQEESDPSLQALESHQDDILKRLYELKAAVDGLSKMIQTPDADLDVTNIIQADEPTALTTNALDLNLVLGKGYGALKDIVINANPASPPLSLLVLHRLLCDHYRVLSTVHTHSSVKNVPENLLKCFGEQTKKQPRHEYQLGFTLIWKNVPKTQMKFSVQTMCPIEGEGNIARFLFSLFGQKHNAVNSTLIDSWVDIAIFQLKEGSSKEKAAVFRSMNSALGKSPWLAGNELTVADVVLWSVLQQTGSCSATVPANVQRWMRSCENLAPFNTALKFLKSEF
- the AIMP2 gene encoding aminoacyl tRNA synthase complex-interacting multifunctional protein 2 isoform X1, with translation MPMYQVKPYHGGGAPLRVELPTCMYRLPNVHVRTGGPAPDTGHVQEESDPSLQALESHQDDILKRLYELKAAVDGLSKMIQTPDADLDVTNIIQADEPTALTTNALDLNLVLGKGYGALKDIVINANPASPPLSLLVLHRLLCDHYRVLSTVHTHSSVKNVPENLLKCFGEQTKKQPRHEYQLGFTLIWKNVPKTQMKFSVQTMCPIEGEGNIARFLFSLFGQKHNAVNSTLIDSWVDIAIFQLKEGSSKEKAAVFRSMNSALGKSPWLAGNELTVADVVLWSVLQQTGSCSATVPANVQRWMRSCENLAPFNTALKFLKSEF